The following are encoded in a window of Fibrobacter sp. UWEL genomic DNA:
- a CDS encoding tyrosine-type recombinase/integrase, protein MILSEYIQQFLTYLTSQRRFSVRTEDTYRKSLTKFMEHLGDENAPLESFTEANVKGFVWDLKIKQQLAPTSICEHLAALKSFGKYLVRSLVLKSNPAGNVPMPKRPKRLVSFLSQKDLGEEKFPEIENPTLPQARARLLLELIYGSGLRISECQSLHWNQIQASQHLVRVIGKGNKERIVPVTDALLNRIEEFRQLQTKAGHPMTATGLVFLSGDGKPFGLRTLRDDIHNLLREIGWEGKASPHVLRHSFATHLLENGAEIMSVKEMLGHENISTTQVYTHVSAERLREAFKKTHPRA, encoded by the coding sequence ATGATTCTTTCAGAATATATCCAGCAATTTCTTACGTATTTGACGTCCCAACGTCGTTTTTCCGTACGTACGGAAGATACTTACAGAAAGTCCCTGACGAAGTTCATGGAACATCTGGGAGATGAAAACGCCCCGCTGGAAAGCTTTACGGAAGCAAACGTAAAAGGCTTCGTGTGGGACTTGAAAATCAAGCAGCAGCTTGCTCCCACCAGCATTTGCGAACACCTGGCCGCCTTAAAAAGTTTCGGCAAGTACCTGGTACGAAGCCTGGTCCTGAAGAGTAATCCCGCGGGAAACGTTCCCATGCCCAAGCGCCCCAAAAGGTTGGTATCCTTCTTGAGCCAGAAGGACTTAGGCGAAGAGAAGTTCCCCGAAATCGAGAACCCCACGTTGCCGCAAGCCCGCGCTCGCCTTCTGCTGGAGCTGATTTATGGTTCCGGCCTGCGAATTTCCGAATGCCAGAGCTTGCACTGGAACCAGATTCAGGCCAGCCAGCACCTAGTGCGAGTGATTGGTAAAGGCAACAAGGAACGAATCGTCCCCGTTACAGACGCACTCCTGAACCGCATTGAAGAATTCAGGCAGTTGCAGACAAAAGCGGGACACCCCATGACAGCTACAGGACTTGTGTTCTTGAGCGGGGACGGAAAGCCCTTCGGCCTCCGGACTTTACGGGACGACATCCACAATCTCCTGCGGGAAATCGGCTGGGAAGGAAAGGCAAGCCCCCACGTACTCCGCCATAGTTTCGCCACCCACCTGCTGGAAAACGGCGCAGAAATCATGAGCGTCAAGGAAATGCTGGGCCACGAAAATATTTCCACCACCCAAGTCTACACCCACGTCAGCGCAGAACGCCTGCGGGAAGCCTTCAAGAAGACGCACCCAAGAGCTTAG
- the polA gene encoding DNA polymerase I — translation MAEKTLLLLDSYALAFRMFYAYSQNPLKNSAGEDVSMMHGYWGAVLRILAKHQPTHFAIARDVAHTKTFRHELYPDYKANRGPMPEEMAAQMPLLGESLAASGIPLLSEPGYEADDVMASTAVAAAEAGFDRILIISKDKDMSQIVNDKIHLFHLEKGADGIDFGPDQVLEKYGLPPEKIRDYLALMGDASDNVPGVPKVGPKTAITLLEEYGDMDNIYANIDNIKKKGLHDNLANNKEQAFLSRELVTLQTKRAFNGSLDALEYTGIHVDTLADMFKEHEINSLLRLLEKIPSKTGFVKGSENESGTESAGESGSESVQGAGVTRADFDMPKDVLPTYICVDSAEVFEQMKAEFAAAPLIGVDTETDGLDPMQCGLVGLCIAAVDASESVVDAESKRTDYTVSKGYYIPLNHRDEIGFPQPVAKGGNFDINLVKEWFVDFFSKVPEPAEGPTRAFVFHNAKFDLHVLARAFGLTQQQIDNANIIDTLIAAWMLSPGENGLGLDNQVMQKLQHEMIPIENLIGRGKSQITFDRTPIAAATEYGAEDAVYTLRLWAPLQKQLQKYDYEKYFYQQEMPLLKVLYQMESVGIAVNVPSLKTLEFELQRRIENLEKDICDMAGTEFNIGSPKQLAEVMFDTLGLREVKKRSTDATVLEELFYETASPFVASVIEYRELKKMQSTYVSVLPTLVNPETKRIHTSFIQWGTATGRLSSRDPNLQNIPVRSDLGKKIRAAFVPQNPDNVILAVDYSQIELRMLAHLSGDEALIDSYRNNIDIHARTAAAIYGVPLENVTSDMRRDAKVVNFGVLYGMTAFRLSRDLKIPMGQAKDFITGYFDMFQGVQMFIESTKANAHRDGYVETLSGRRRYIAGIDSSDRMESQMAERMAVNTPVQGSAADLIKIAMIRIQKRINDEALPLKMMLQVHDELVFECPRDRVEELSAMVKSEMENAMKLQVPLVASVGFGENWLIAH, via the coding sequence ATGGCTGAAAAAACCTTACTTTTGCTTGACTCCTACGCATTAGCGTTCCGCATGTTCTATGCCTACTCCCAGAACCCGCTGAAAAACAGCGCGGGCGAAGACGTGTCCATGATGCACGGCTACTGGGGCGCCGTCCTGAGGATTCTCGCCAAGCATCAGCCTACTCATTTTGCAATCGCCCGAGACGTGGCCCACACCAAGACTTTCCGCCACGAATTGTATCCGGATTACAAGGCCAATCGCGGCCCCATGCCCGAAGAAATGGCAGCCCAGATGCCTCTCCTTGGCGAATCCCTTGCCGCCAGCGGAATCCCGCTCTTGTCGGAACCGGGATACGAAGCAGACGACGTCATGGCAAGTACTGCCGTAGCCGCCGCAGAAGCAGGCTTCGACCGCATTCTGATTATCAGTAAAGACAAGGACATGAGCCAGATCGTGAACGACAAGATTCACCTGTTCCATCTGGAAAAAGGCGCCGACGGCATTGACTTCGGCCCGGATCAGGTTCTTGAAAAGTACGGCTTGCCGCCGGAAAAAATCCGTGACTATTTGGCCCTGATGGGAGACGCCAGCGATAACGTTCCTGGCGTACCGAAGGTTGGTCCCAAGACCGCCATTACGCTGTTGGAAGAATACGGCGACATGGACAACATCTACGCCAACATCGATAACATCAAGAAGAAAGGCCTTCACGACAATCTGGCCAACAATAAGGAACAGGCATTCCTCAGCCGCGAACTGGTCACCCTCCAGACCAAGCGTGCCTTCAACGGCAGCCTGGACGCCCTGGAATACACAGGCATTCATGTAGACACCTTGGCCGACATGTTCAAGGAACACGAGATCAACAGCCTGCTGAGACTATTGGAAAAGATACCCAGCAAGACCGGTTTCGTTAAGGGTTCTGAAAATGAATCTGGCACAGAGAGCGCAGGCGAATCCGGTTCGGAAAGCGTCCAAGGCGCAGGCGTGACCCGTGCAGATTTTGACATGCCCAAGGACGTCTTGCCCACCTACATTTGCGTGGATTCCGCTGAAGTCTTTGAACAGATGAAAGCAGAGTTTGCAGCGGCTCCCCTCATTGGAGTGGACACGGAAACCGACGGATTGGATCCTATGCAGTGCGGCCTTGTGGGACTGTGCATTGCCGCCGTTGACGCAAGCGAGAGCGTCGTCGACGCTGAAAGCAAGCGCACCGACTATACGGTTAGCAAGGGTTATTACATTCCCCTGAACCATCGGGATGAAATCGGATTCCCGCAGCCCGTAGCAAAGGGCGGAAACTTCGATATCAACCTGGTGAAGGAATGGTTCGTTGATTTTTTCAGCAAGGTCCCCGAGCCTGCCGAGGGTCCGACGCGCGCCTTCGTTTTCCATAACGCAAAGTTCGACTTGCACGTTCTGGCTCGAGCATTCGGTCTGACACAGCAGCAGATTGATAACGCCAACATCATCGACACCCTCATTGCCGCATGGATGTTAAGCCCCGGCGAAAACGGCCTCGGTTTGGACAATCAAGTGATGCAAAAGCTGCAGCACGAAATGATTCCCATCGAGAATCTTATTGGCCGCGGCAAGAGCCAGATTACTTTCGACCGCACACCGATTGCAGCCGCCACCGAGTATGGTGCAGAAGATGCAGTTTATACCTTACGCCTGTGGGCACCCCTACAGAAGCAGTTACAGAAATACGACTACGAGAAGTATTTCTACCAGCAGGAAATGCCTTTGCTGAAGGTGCTATACCAGATGGAATCCGTAGGCATCGCGGTCAACGTTCCCAGCTTGAAAACTCTGGAATTTGAACTGCAGCGTCGCATTGAAAATCTTGAAAAAGACATTTGTGACATGGCGGGAACGGAATTCAACATCGGAAGCCCCAAGCAATTGGCCGAGGTCATGTTCGACACCCTAGGTTTGCGTGAAGTGAAAAAACGTAGTACCGACGCAACCGTCCTGGAAGAACTGTTCTATGAGACTGCAAGTCCCTTCGTAGCCTCCGTCATTGAATATCGCGAATTGAAGAAGATGCAGAGTACCTACGTGAGCGTTTTGCCCACTCTGGTCAATCCCGAGACCAAGCGTATTCATACCAGCTTTATCCAGTGGGGTACAGCAACAGGCCGCCTCTCCAGCCGTGATCCCAACCTGCAGAACATTCCCGTTCGTAGCGACTTGGGCAAGAAAATTCGCGCAGCCTTCGTCCCGCAGAATCCGGACAACGTGATTCTCGCCGTAGACTACTCTCAGATTGAATTGAGAATGCTGGCTCACTTGAGTGGTGACGAAGCCCTCATCGATTCTTACCGCAACAACATTGATATTCATGCCCGTACCGCGGCGGCTATTTACGGTGTACCGCTGGAAAACGTCACCAGCGATATGCGTCGCGACGCCAAGGTAGTGAACTTCGGCGTTCTTTACGGTATGACCGCCTTCCGCCTCTCTCGCGACTTGAAAATTCCCATGGGTCAGGCCAAGGATTTTATTACGGGCTACTTCGATATGTTCCAGGGCGTTCAGATGTTCATCGAAAGCACCAAGGCCAACGCCCATCGCGACGGTTACGTGGAGACCCTCTCAGGACGCCGCCGCTACATCGCAGGTATCGACAGCTCCGACCGCATGGAATCCCAGATGGCAGAACGTATGGCAGTAAACACTCCCGTGCAGGGCAGTGCCGCGGACCTCATCAAGATTGCCATGATCCGCATCCAGAAGAGAATCAACGACGAAGCCCTGCCTCTGAAGATGATGCTCCAGGTTCACGACGAACTGGTCTTCGAATGTCCCCGCGACCGCGTTGAAGAACTCTCCGCCATGGTAAAGTCCGAAATGGAAAACGCCATGAAGTTGCAAGTTCCTTTAGTAGCCAGCGTCGGCTTCGGCGAAAACTGGCTGATTGCCCATTAA
- a CDS encoding cellulase family glycosylhydrolase has translation MKKLLLGAAFACAFGLLNAATLPKATEIYPNMGLGWNLGNTMEVPKDPTAWGNVVPSADVIKAVKLAGFNTIRIPCAWNSHASNGTIDATWLATVKGVVDAAISYGMYVLLNSHWDEGWLEDHVFDGQGYDKTGLVSNSATQLAAKQSSYWKQIADYFKDYDEHLIFASANEPGVNDPWQANGQWAFTNERMQVLKSYHEACIKAVRNSGGNNATRTIIVQMPRTEIENSDMLANSYPTDPAGSGYTMAEAHFYPYQFAFMEKDESWGKVYYYWESETTGDANRTCSGNATGSKNFIESQFSKLENTFVKKGIPVVIGEMGINKRYSRVGQSDFNLDKHLRAVAAWYGYTVGSAKKHGLVPCVWDTGYERKTGGDGDGDMTIIRRQAKYGSDLGAIVDTATMNAMKRSFGVGEVVLPPIVQTTVSSSSVQPAASSSSNQQVPPMVLDATTQSPRASLTRQGNLLVAQGNRAEIRLFDMNGNLIRAVRSTSNATLSLTGLSNGMYIAKSGSTTLKVKIK, from the coding sequence ATGAAAAAACTGCTTTTGGGCGCAGCTTTCGCATGCGCATTCGGCTTGTTAAACGCAGCCACACTCCCCAAGGCAACTGAAATTTACCCCAACATGGGTCTGGGCTGGAACCTGGGCAACACCATGGAAGTTCCCAAGGATCCTACCGCCTGGGGTAACGTTGTTCCGTCTGCAGACGTCATCAAGGCGGTGAAGCTGGCGGGTTTCAATACCATCCGCATTCCCTGCGCCTGGAATTCCCACGCAAGCAACGGCACCATTGACGCAACCTGGCTCGCAACCGTAAAGGGAGTGGTGGACGCCGCCATTTCTTACGGTATGTATGTCTTGCTAAACAGCCATTGGGACGAAGGCTGGCTGGAAGACCACGTATTCGATGGCCAGGGCTACGACAAGACGGGCCTCGTCAGCAATTCCGCCACACAGTTGGCCGCTAAACAGAGCAGCTACTGGAAGCAGATTGCAGACTACTTCAAGGACTACGACGAACACCTGATTTTCGCCAGCGCCAACGAGCCCGGCGTCAACGATCCCTGGCAAGCAAACGGACAGTGGGCTTTTACCAATGAAAGAATGCAGGTTCTCAAGTCCTATCACGAAGCCTGCATCAAGGCGGTCCGTAACAGCGGCGGAAACAACGCCACCCGCACCATCATCGTACAGATGCCCCGCACCGAAATTGAAAACAGCGACATGCTGGCTAACAGCTACCCCACGGACCCGGCAGGCTCTGGATACACCATGGCCGAGGCTCACTTTTACCCCTACCAGTTCGCCTTTATGGAAAAAGACGAAAGCTGGGGCAAGGTTTACTATTACTGGGAAAGCGAAACCACTGGCGATGCAAACCGCACCTGCAGCGGCAACGCCACTGGTTCCAAGAACTTTATCGAATCCCAGTTCAGCAAGCTGGAAAACACCTTCGTGAAGAAGGGCATTCCCGTGGTCATCGGTGAAATGGGCATCAACAAGCGCTACAGCCGCGTAGGTCAATCCGACTTCAATCTGGATAAGCACCTGAGGGCAGTTGCCGCCTGGTACGGCTATACCGTGGGTTCCGCGAAAAAGCACGGCCTGGTACCCTGCGTGTGGGACACGGGCTACGAACGTAAAACCGGTGGCGACGGCGATGGGGACATGACCATTATCCGTCGCCAGGCAAAGTACGGTAGCGACCTGGGTGCCATCGTGGACACCGCCACCATGAACGCCATGAAGCGCAGTTTTGGTGTAGGCGAAGTAGTGTTACCCCCCATCGTGCAGACCACCGTTTCCAGCAGCTCCGTGCAGCCGGCAGCCTCTAGCTCCAGCAACCAACAGGTTCCACCGATGGTCCTCGACGCCACAACGCAATCCCCCAGGGCCTCCCTCACCCGTCAGGGCAACCTGCTGGTGGCACAGGGTAACCGCGCTGAAATCCGCCTCTTCGACATGAACGGCAACCTGATTCGCGCAGTTCGCTCCACCTCCAATGCAACCCTCAGCCTCACCGGCCTGAGCAACGGAATGTATATCGCCAAGAGCGGTTCCACCACTCTAAAGGTCAAAATCAAGTAA
- a CDS encoding cellulase family glycosylhydrolase: MKKLMFGAALACAFGLAQAELPSAASIQKNMGMGYNIGNSMEVPNDPTGWGNPYPTQALLDSIKAAGFNTVRIPCAWDSHTQNGKITETWLDSVKTVVDYAMRNGLYTILNIHHEGQGGWFQTHMSTYKDNTLDTKMKNYWTQIADKFKNYDEHLIFAGANEPGEGQEGLTWTSQHAQVLMGYYQTFIDAVRATGGNNGTRTLIIQGLQTDIDKSDSLAPVSIFPKDKVSGRLMFEVHFYGPYQYVLMTSKQTWGDKEILPQYYYGDYQKASEPKRNCGYNAWANAVDSEQAGIGFPNKQFAKMKAHYVDKGYPVIIGEFGSLYRSPELSGSDLELHKKGRIQWHKDVVTAAKNNGVTPILWDMGNEAAEYDNMAYIRRQTNKFGGQMGNVIEPEIINAMRGVYGMGTYNNTGVTHTEAFIPGSGVPVIGGSATPDISSSSVTISSSSVQPVVSSSSIAVSSSSVQPVVSSSSVAPVVTSSSSEAILGILAPQVANATLTRQGNMLVAQDNRASIRLFDMNGNLIREVRALSNKAILSLAGLRKGSYIAKSGNQVLKVSVK; this comes from the coding sequence ATGAAAAAATTGATGTTTGGCGCCGCACTGGCTTGCGCATTCGGCCTCGCTCAGGCAGAACTCCCCTCCGCAGCAAGTATTCAAAAGAATATGGGCATGGGTTACAATATCGGAAACTCCATGGAAGTGCCCAACGATCCCACCGGATGGGGCAATCCCTATCCCACCCAGGCCCTGCTGGATTCCATCAAGGCAGCTGGTTTCAACACCGTCCGTATCCCCTGCGCCTGGGATTCCCATACACAGAACGGCAAGATTACCGAAACTTGGCTGGACTCCGTGAAGACGGTGGTGGATTACGCCATGCGTAATGGCCTCTACACCATCCTGAACATCCATCACGAAGGTCAAGGCGGTTGGTTCCAGACCCATATGTCCACCTACAAGGACAACACTCTTGACACCAAGATGAAGAACTATTGGACCCAGATTGCAGACAAGTTCAAGAATTACGACGAACATCTGATTTTTGCAGGCGCCAACGAACCGGGCGAAGGCCAGGAAGGTCTTACCTGGACAAGCCAGCACGCCCAGGTTTTGATGGGCTACTATCAGACATTTATTGATGCCGTCCGCGCTACAGGCGGAAATAACGGCACCCGCACCTTGATTATTCAGGGTCTCCAGACCGATATCGACAAGTCCGACAGCCTCGCACCCGTCAGCATTTTCCCCAAGGACAAGGTATCCGGCCGCCTCATGTTCGAGGTACATTTTTACGGTCCCTATCAGTATGTGCTCATGACTAGTAAACAGACCTGGGGAGACAAGGAAATCTTGCCCCAATATTACTACGGAGACTACCAGAAGGCTAGCGAGCCCAAGCGCAACTGCGGTTACAACGCTTGGGCAAACGCCGTCGATTCTGAACAGGCAGGGATCGGCTTTCCTAACAAGCAATTCGCAAAAATGAAAGCCCATTATGTGGACAAGGGCTACCCCGTCATTATCGGCGAATTCGGCTCCCTGTACCGTTCTCCGGAATTGAGTGGTTCCGACCTGGAACTCCATAAGAAAGGACGAATCCAGTGGCATAAGGATGTGGTTACCGCCGCCAAGAACAATGGTGTCACCCCCATTCTCTGGGACATGGGCAACGAGGCTGCCGAATACGACAACATGGCCTACATCCGCCGCCAGACAAACAAGTTCGGCGGCCAGATGGGCAACGTAATCGAACCGGAAATCATCAACGCCATGCGCGGCGTTTACGGTATGGGAACCTACAATAATACCGGCGTTACCCATACGGAAGCCTTTATTCCCGGCAGCGGCGTGCCGGTTATTGGCGGTTCAGCAACACCGGATATTTCCAGCAGTTCCGTCACCATATCCTCTAGCTCCGTGCAGCCAGTCGTTTCAAGTTCTAGCATCGCTGTTTCCAGCAGTTCTGTGCAGCCGGTTGTTTCTAGCAGTTCTGTTGCACCCGTGGTTACCAGTTCCAGCAGCGAGGCTATCCTGGGAATCCTTGCCCCGCAGGTGGCAAACGCAACCCTTACCCGCCAGGGCAATATGCTGGTAGCACAGGACAATCGCGCTTCCATCCGTCTCTTCGACATGAACGGCAATCTGATTCGTGAAGTTCGCGCCCTCTCCAACAAGGCAATCTTGAGCCTTGCAGGTCTCCGCAAGGGATCCTACATCGCCAAGAGCGGAAATCAGGTCCTGAAGGTTTCCGTGAAGTAA
- a CDS encoding glycoside hydrolase family 5 protein has translation MNYSRLLGLTAGLSLMAGVSAFAAFPKSADLVTKMGFGFNIGNSMEVPNDPTGWGNPFPTKDLMDSIKAAGFSTVRIPCAWDSHAPGGVITETWLDSVKTVVDYAIANQLYVVLNIHHEGEGGWFQTHIDETVDNTVDTKMKNYWTQIATKFAAYDEHLIFAGANEPGSNLGDKWTANHVSTLMHYYQTFINAVRAVPGNETRTLIIQGLNTDIDKSVKSAPVTVFPTDTQTGYLMFEVHYYDPYQYTLMYEEQDWGAPNNEKIIPQYFYGADFLSTTEPKRNAGYNAWAGSVDAAYYTEKHVNTQFAKMKSNYADKGYPVLIGEFGANIRTPDLDGADLEKHLKGRVQWHKDVAAAAKKYGVVPVLWDMGNESTDGYDNMAYIRRQSAPVGKIVDADAINAIREAFNMTAVIGGGTTPVIQAGDKALHVTYKTVQSDSSEAGTVRIDLGGKDWSQYVAISFDMRVAGESAGPCLDQTRDGCAEYGWASVSLFNMSGEWDWKEVSLGNVEDLGLLDNYKIAFGATGMAITDPTDMKAIGINLYGTQFTGDMYLDNMLLWKADGTADTLNNFNKKGASYGGIAKGSLIQANATGDWGVTTTPSTAIKPTATASRKMQVSIQQGLVNTTFHSPRASQASVMLLNTLGQEVAAKHFTAMPGSNSVQLSTNYRGAAVLIVKQGKVAYSKRVILK, from the coding sequence ATGAATTATTCTAGACTTTTGGGCCTTACTGCAGGTCTCAGCCTCATGGCTGGCGTTTCCGCCTTTGCCGCTTTCCCCAAATCCGCCGATCTCGTCACAAAGATGGGTTTTGGTTTTAACATCGGCAACTCCATGGAAGTGCCTAATGACCCCACCGGTTGGGGCAACCCCTTCCCCACCAAGGATTTGATGGATTCCATCAAGGCAGCAGGTTTCTCCACCGTTCGTATTCCCTGCGCATGGGATTCCCACGCACCGGGCGGCGTCATTACCGAAACCTGGCTGGACTCCGTAAAGACCGTTGTGGATTACGCCATCGCTAACCAGCTTTATGTCGTTTTGAACATCCATCACGAAGGTGAAGGCGGCTGGTTCCAGACTCACATCGACGAAACCGTGGACAACACCGTCGATACCAAGATGAAGAATTACTGGACCCAGATTGCAACGAAGTTCGCTGCTTACGACGAACACCTGATTTTCGCAGGCGCCAACGAACCGGGTTCCAACCTGGGCGACAAGTGGACCGCAAACCATGTGTCCACCTTGATGCACTACTACCAGACTTTCATCAACGCAGTTCGTGCCGTTCCCGGTAACGAAACCCGCACCTTGATCATTCAGGGTTTGAACACAGACATCGACAAGTCCGTAAAGAGCGCTCCGGTGACCGTATTCCCCACCGACACCCAGACCGGCTACCTGATGTTCGAAGTGCATTACTATGATCCGTACCAGTACACCCTCATGTACGAAGAACAGGATTGGGGCGCACCGAACAACGAAAAGATTATTCCCCAGTACTTCTATGGTGCAGACTTCCTGAGCACCACCGAACCCAAGCGCAACGCTGGTTATAACGCCTGGGCAGGTTCTGTGGACGCTGCCTACTACACCGAAAAGCATGTGAATACCCAGTTCGCCAAGATGAAGAGCAACTATGCCGACAAGGGCTATCCTGTTCTCATCGGTGAATTCGGCGCCAACATCCGTACTCCGGATCTGGACGGTGCTGATCTGGAAAAGCACCTGAAGGGTCGTGTCCAGTGGCACAAGGACGTTGCCGCTGCCGCCAAGAAGTACGGTGTGGTCCCTGTTCTTTGGGACATGGGTAACGAAAGCACCGATGGTTACGACAACATGGCCTATATCCGCCGTCAGTCCGCTCCTGTGGGCAAGATTGTGGACGCAGACGCCATCAACGCCATCCGCGAAGCATTCAATATGACCGCTGTGATCGGCGGCGGCACCACTCCTGTAATTCAGGCTGGTGACAAGGCTCTCCACGTCACTTACAAGACTGTTCAATCCGACTCTTCCGAAGCAGGTACGGTACGTATTGACCTGGGCGGTAAGGACTGGTCTCAGTATGTTGCAATCTCCTTCGACATGCGTGTAGCCGGCGAATCTGCAGGTCCTTGCCTGGATCAGACCCGCGACGGTTGTGCTGAATACGGCTGGGCAAGCGTTTCCCTGTTCAACATGTCCGGCGAATGGGACTGGAAGGAAGTGAGCCTGGGTAACGTTGAAGACCTTGGCCTCCTGGACAACTACAAGATTGCTTTCGGTGCTACCGGCATGGCCATTACCGATCCTACCGACATGAAGGCCATCGGCATTAACCTTTACGGCACTCAGTTCACCGGCGACATGTATCTGGACAACATGCTCCTGTGGAAGGCCGACGGTACTGCAGACACCCTGAACAACTTCAACAAGAAGGGCGCAAGCTACGGTGGTATTGCAAAGGGATCTCTCATCCAGGCAAACGCAACCGGCGACTGGGGCGTCACCACTACTCCGAGCACCGCCATCAAGCCCACTGCAACCGCATCTCGCAAGATGCAGGTTTCCATCCAGCAGGGTCTGGTGAACACCACCTTCCACTCTCCCAGAGCTTCTCAGGCTAGCGTCATGCTGCTGAACACCCTGGGTCAGGAAGTGGCCGCAAAGCACTTTACCGCTATGCCGGGCTCCAACAGCGTGCAGCTCTCCACCAACTACCGCGGTGCAGCAGTGCTGATCGTGAAGCAGGGTAAGGTCGCCTACTCCAAGCGAGTCATCCTGAAGTAA